In the genome of Taurinivorans muris, one region contains:
- a CDS encoding tetratricopeptide repeat protein has product MSDLLDYEINKELGECYLFMGEYEKATEYYEKAAESGSEFAAPQMGLATIAVQVGDYDKATVHYQKALELEKSDNAYTGLGLVAMTKELHAEAFEYFKNALEIKATNTVALGCLVQEAYALDKVDEAVLFVEKFYEETKDPQIRITLAGCLIYLGRKDEAKLHLEEALKELPDNEDAKDLYSFIAA; this is encoded by the coding sequence ATGAGTGATTTATTAGATTATGAAATTAACAAAGAATTAGGCGAATGTTACCTTTTTATGGGTGAATATGAAAAGGCGACAGAGTATTATGAAAAAGCTGCGGAAAGCGGCAGCGAATTTGCCGCACCTCAAATGGGCTTGGCAACCATTGCCGTGCAAGTCGGCGATTATGACAAAGCGACCGTGCATTATCAAAAAGCGCTTGAACTTGAAAAATCGGACAATGCGTATACGGGCTTGGGACTTGTTGCTATGACCAAAGAATTGCATGCTGAAGCTTTTGAATATTTCAAAAACGCTCTTGAAATCAAAGCGACAAACACCGTCGCTCTTGGTTGCTTGGTTCAAGAGGCCTATGCTTTGGACAAAGTCGACGAAGCTGTTTTATTTGTAGAAAAATTTTATGAGGAAACCAAAGATCCTCAAATCAGAATTACGTTAGCAGGCTGCCTTATTTATTTGGGTAGAAAAGACGAAGCGAAACTTCACCTTGAAGAAGCTTTGAAAGAATTGCCTGATAACGAAGACGCAAAAGACCTGTATTCTTTTATTGCGGCATAA
- a CDS encoding winged helix-turn-helix transcriptional regulator gives MKCPSTFNCPVEATLDLISGKYKALILWHLIDTTLRFNEIGKLIPQATPKMLTQLLRELEADTLIVRTCYPVVPPKVEYALSDFGKSIIPILEAMCKWGENYLDAVTVKSGYDKK, from the coding sequence GTGAAATGCCCAAGCACATTCAATTGTCCCGTTGAAGCGACATTGGATTTAATCAGCGGAAAATACAAAGCTCTCATTTTATGGCATCTCATTGACACCACATTGCGTTTCAATGAAATAGGAAAACTCATTCCGCAAGCTACGCCAAAAATGCTGACGCAGCTGCTGCGGGAATTGGAAGCGGATACCTTGATTGTCCGTACTTGTTATCCCGTCGTTCCCCCAAAAGTGGAATACGCTCTCAGCGATTTTGGGAAAAGTATCATTCCGATACTGGAAGCCATGTGCAAATGGGGAGAAAATTATCTTGACGCTGTAACCGTAAAATCCGGCTATGATAAGAAATGA
- the carB gene encoding carbamoyl-phosphate synthase large subunit — protein sequence MPKREDLKTIMVLGSGPIVIGQAAEFDYSGTQGLKALKEEGCRIVLLNSNPATVMTDTAFSDATYIEPMNKFMAAEIIIKERPDAILPTLGGQTALNLLMDLHHMGILEEYNVEIIGAQPKSIELAENRQKFRETMEAIGLDLPKSALATTFEQAMDAIKEISFPVIIRPSYTLGGTGGGIAYNIEEFKEIAKGGIEASPISQILIEESVLGWKEIELEVVRDKADNAIVICGIENLDPMGVHTGDSITVAPIQTLSDAEYQALRQDAFRVVRAIGVETGGCNIQFAVCPKTGRRVVIEMNPRVSRSSALASKATGFPIARIAAKLALGYRLDELKNDITGTSACFEPTIDYCVVKVPRFNFEKFTGADTTLGFQMHSVGETMALGGNFREALQKAFRGLETGLQGLQNGKLEAEAPIEPAARREWIREKLYLRRPDRVLLVYEGMQLGLTVEELNEITGIDPWFLLQIKRILDDENSIRQDFCHEIEKAVNSKAADAAFAKKLRHYKAQGFSDARIANLCSESLAKTVRETDIRSLREINAVEPVFHTVDTCAGEFEAHTPYFYSTYDAVSPDPLHTAHVGAATRGFARKVVIIGGGPNRIGQGLEFDYCCVQACFSLRELGIKTIMINSNPETVSTDYDTADTLYFEPVTTEDVLAVCHAEKPDGVIVQFGGQTPLNIAMALQEAGVPIIGTKPQDIALAEDREDFSALIEDLDILQPASGMAVDLETACRLAETIGYPVMVRPSFVLGGRAMRIIHNEQELIEYIEDKSTGLYLSVNTPILVDKFLEEAIEIDVDAVVDGDKVTIAAIMEHIEQAGIHSGDSCCSIPTHTLSDEVKGIIRSYTDKLGKALHTVGLLNIQMALYKGSVYVIEANPRASRTVPFVSKATGRNVAGIAAKIMTGLSLKDVNFTEEPKLMYSAVKEAVIPFERFPGTQIQLGPEMRSTGEVMGIDRSFGMAFLKSQAGTRVPIPVSGNVILTVTDQDKEPLVPLAARLKALGFTLYATPGTKAMLENKGIDCKLIVKIGQQRPHLLDFIRNGEANMIVNTVSGPTSARDANTIRTEALARRINLITTLAALRATVEGLEARRQEQRIVAPLQDYYAGYIQGKTNE from the coding sequence ATGCCGAAGCGTGAAGATCTGAAAACGATTATGGTGCTTGGTTCCGGTCCGATTGTGATCGGACAGGCGGCAGAATTTGATTATTCTGGCACACAAGGGTTGAAAGCACTGAAAGAGGAAGGGTGCCGCATTGTCTTGCTGAACTCGAACCCGGCTACTGTTATGACAGATACGGCTTTTAGCGACGCAACATATATCGAGCCCATGAATAAGTTCATGGCGGCTGAAATCATTATAAAGGAACGTCCCGATGCCATTTTGCCCACACTGGGAGGGCAGACGGCTCTCAATTTGCTCATGGATTTGCACCATATGGGTATTTTGGAAGAATACAACGTGGAAATTATCGGGGCGCAGCCAAAGTCCATCGAACTTGCGGAAAACCGCCAAAAATTCCGTGAAACCATGGAAGCCATCGGGCTTGATTTGCCGAAAAGCGCCCTTGCGACCACGTTTGAACAAGCCATGGACGCAATAAAAGAAATCAGCTTCCCTGTCATCATCCGTCCTTCCTATACCTTGGGCGGCACCGGCGGCGGTATCGCTTACAATATTGAAGAATTTAAGGAAATCGCCAAGGGCGGTATCGAAGCATCGCCCATCAGCCAAATTTTGATTGAAGAATCCGTGCTCGGCTGGAAAGAAATCGAATTGGAAGTTGTGCGCGATAAGGCGGACAACGCCATTGTCATTTGCGGCATTGAAAACCTTGACCCTATGGGCGTGCATACGGGCGATTCCATTACCGTCGCTCCTATTCAAACCCTTTCCGATGCGGAATATCAAGCGCTCCGTCAGGACGCATTCCGCGTCGTGCGGGCTATCGGCGTTGAAACCGGCGGCTGCAATATTCAATTCGCCGTTTGTCCGAAAACAGGCAGACGCGTCGTTATTGAAATGAACCCCCGGGTTTCCCGTTCTTCCGCCCTGGCTTCCAAGGCGACCGGTTTCCCTATCGCCCGTATCGCGGCGAAACTTGCCCTCGGCTATCGTTTGGATGAATTAAAGAATGATATTACCGGCACTTCCGCTTGTTTTGAGCCTACCATCGATTATTGTGTCGTCAAAGTTCCCCGCTTCAATTTTGAAAAATTCACAGGAGCGGACACGACGCTTGGTTTCCAAATGCATTCCGTCGGGGAAACCATGGCTCTTGGCGGCAATTTCCGCGAGGCTTTGCAAAAGGCTTTCCGCGGACTTGAAACAGGGCTGCAAGGCTTGCAAAACGGCAAATTGGAAGCGGAAGCCCCCATTGAACCCGCCGCCCGCCGCGAATGGATACGGGAAAAATTGTATCTTCGCCGTCCTGACAGGGTTTTGCTTGTTTACGAAGGCATGCAGCTTGGTTTGACAGTTGAGGAACTGAATGAGATTACCGGCATTGACCCTTGGTTCCTGCTGCAGATCAAACGTATTTTGGATGATGAAAATTCCATACGCCAAGATTTTTGCCATGAAATAGAAAAGGCGGTGAACAGCAAAGCCGCCGATGCCGCTTTCGCAAAGAAACTGCGTCATTATAAAGCGCAAGGTTTCAGCGACGCCCGCATTGCGAACCTTTGCTCCGAAAGCCTTGCGAAAACAGTGCGTGAAACGGATATCCGCTCTTTGCGCGAGATTAATGCCGTCGAGCCCGTTTTTCATACTGTTGATACCTGTGCAGGGGAATTTGAAGCCCATACGCCTTATTTTTATTCAACGTACGATGCGGTTTCTCCCGATCCGCTGCATACAGCCCATGTGGGCGCCGCAACACGCGGTTTTGCGCGCAAAGTCGTTATCATCGGCGGCGGTCCGAACCGTATCGGGCAAGGATTGGAATTTGACTATTGCTGCGTGCAGGCGTGTTTTTCCCTGCGTGAACTCGGTATAAAAACCATTATGATCAACTCGAACCCCGAAACGGTTTCCACTGACTATGATACGGCGGATACCTTGTATTTCGAGCCGGTGACGACGGAAGACGTGCTTGCCGTCTGCCACGCTGAAAAGCCAGACGGGGTGATTGTGCAGTTCGGCGGACAGACTCCGCTCAATATCGCCATGGCATTGCAGGAAGCGGGCGTTCCCATTATCGGCACGAAGCCTCAGGATATCGCTCTTGCGGAAGACCGTGAGGATTTCAGCGCCCTGATTGAGGATTTGGATATTTTGCAGCCCGCCAGCGGTATGGCTGTCGACCTTGAAACTGCCTGCAGGCTCGCGGAAACAATCGGGTATCCGGTCATGGTGCGTCCGTCCTTTGTGCTCGGCGGCCGCGCAATGCGTATCATTCATAATGAACAGGAACTTATTGAATATATTGAGGATAAATCAACCGGTTTGTATCTGAGCGTCAATACTCCTATTTTGGTGGATAAATTCCTTGAAGAAGCCATTGAAATAGATGTCGATGCCGTTGTTGACGGCGATAAGGTGACCATTGCCGCCATTATGGAACATATCGAACAAGCGGGCATCCATTCGGGCGATTCCTGCTGCTCTATCCCGACCCATACGCTGAGCGATGAAGTGAAAGGTATTATCCGTTCTTATACCGATAAACTCGGCAAAGCCTTGCATACTGTGGGCTTACTGAACATTCAGATGGCTCTTTACAAGGGCAGCGTGTACGTCATTGAAGCAAATCCGCGGGCGTCAAGGACCGTGCCTTTCGTTTCAAAGGCGACAGGACGCAATGTCGCGGGCATTGCGGCAAAAATCATGACGGGGCTTTCTTTGAAGGATGTGAATTTCACGGAAGAACCGAAACTTATGTACAGCGCGGTAAAAGAAGCGGTCATTCCTTTTGAGCGTTTCCCCGGAACGCAAATCCAGCTCGGACCTGAAATGCGTTCCACTGGCGAAGTTATGGGCATTGACAGGAGCTTCGGCATGGCTTTCCTTAAATCCCAGGCCGGCACAAGAGTCCCCATTCCGGTATCCGGCAATGTCATTCTGACGGTAACGGACCAAGACAAAGAACCTCTTGTTCCTCTTGCGGCACGCCTGAAAGCCCTTGGCTTTACGCTTTACGCAACTCCCGGAACAAAAGCCATGCTTGAAAACAAAGGCATTGACTGCAAGCTTATTGTAAAAATCGGACAGCAGCGCCCTCACCTTTTGGACTTCATCCGCAACGGTGAGGCGAATATGATTGTCAATACCGTAAGCGGTCCGACTTCCGCCCGTGACGCAAACACCATAAGGACGGAAGCCCTCGCCCGCCGTATCAACCTCATTACGACACTGGCGGCTCTTCGCGCCACTGTCGAAGGTTTGGAAGCCCGTCGGCAAGAACAACGCATAGTCGCTCCTTTGCAGGATTATTATGCAGGATATATTCAAGGAAAAACAAATGAATAA
- the coaE gene encoding dephospho-CoA kinase (Dephospho-CoA kinase (CoaE) performs the final step in coenzyme A biosynthesis.) has translation MKQEFTADRNAGRLDSFLSAETKISRSKIKKYIESNLVSVNNVPCADASRKLLSGDCVRLEIIQEENSLQAAENDLTIYYQDKYLAVIEKKPALTVHPCPSCQEETLVHHLLYHFPSLKSMEGERPGIVHRLDKDTSGLMLVALTEECRLKLAEAFSNKEIKKTYLALVQGICPNGESSESIGRHPAIKTKMALVPLSKGGREAFSKWERIYPKQPAKQNTNENAFSLMKVQIHTGRTHQIRVHLSASGYPLLGDEVYAPANVAQKAPRQMLHAYTLTFRHPFTHEPLTFTSLPPADFWECAENQIALNQTAIPLVITGNSGSGKSALIEIAKRQNLPTFSADECINELYQVNNDAWYLLKQQYGTLFVPDDKKPVDKAALAKAMQDPAKKHELENLLHPLVYSRTIEFFNKNNRKRFSLAEIPLWFENKPKNFPIKPLTVCVSTNAEIRLARLKNRGWTEETVASMDGWQLEQEKKIGLADYEIPNNADLAELEQNFLSLLEKLKKQNSIPPVLEQIKKELA, from the coding sequence ATGAAACAGGAATTTACGGCAGACCGAAACGCGGGCAGGCTGGATAGCTTTTTAAGCGCGGAAACCAAAATATCCCGCTCTAAAATAAAAAAATATATTGAGAGTAACCTCGTAAGCGTCAATAACGTCCCGTGTGCCGACGCTTCCAGAAAACTGCTTTCAGGAGATTGCGTCCGGCTTGAAATCATTCAGGAAGAAAATTCCCTGCAGGCGGCGGAAAATGACCTTACCATTTATTATCAAGACAAATACTTAGCCGTTATTGAAAAAAAGCCCGCTCTCACTGTTCACCCCTGCCCCTCTTGCCAAGAGGAAACACTTGTCCACCATTTGCTTTATCATTTCCCAAGCCTCAAAAGCATGGAGGGCGAACGCCCCGGAATTGTGCATAGACTGGATAAGGACACATCAGGGCTTATGCTTGTCGCCCTGACGGAAGAATGCCGGTTGAAACTGGCGGAAGCTTTCAGCAATAAGGAAATAAAAAAAACGTATCTCGCCCTTGTGCAGGGCATTTGCCCGAATGGTGAAAGCAGCGAAAGCATAGGACGCCACCCGGCAATCAAAACAAAAATGGCGCTTGTCCCTCTTTCCAAAGGCGGGCGGGAAGCCTTTTCAAAATGGGAACGCATTTACCCGAAACAGCCCGCAAAACAAAATACGAATGAAAACGCTTTTTCTTTAATGAAAGTACAAATCCATACAGGCAGAACACATCAAATCCGTGTGCATTTGTCCGCTTCGGGCTATCCCCTTTTGGGAGATGAGGTCTATGCTCCTGCGAATGTCGCCCAAAAAGCCCCAAGACAAATGCTCCACGCGTATACATTGACATTTCGCCACCCTTTCACCCATGAACCCCTGACCTTCACGTCTTTACCGCCTGCTGATTTTTGGGAATGCGCTGAAAATCAAATCGCTTTAAACCAAACGGCGATACCCCTTGTGATCACAGGAAATTCCGGGTCAGGAAAATCAGCACTCATTGAAATTGCAAAACGGCAAAATTTGCCTACTTTCAGTGCCGACGAATGTATCAATGAATTATACCAAGTAAATAACGATGCATGGTATTTGCTCAAACAGCAATACGGCACGCTTTTTGTTCCGGACGATAAAAAGCCGGTGGATAAAGCCGCCCTTGCGAAGGCGATGCAAGACCCTGCCAAGAAACATGAATTGGAAAATTTGCTGCACCCTCTCGTTTATTCACGGACGATTGAATTTTTTAATAAAAACAACCGCAAAAGATTCTCTCTTGCGGAAATTCCCCTTTGGTTCGAAAACAAACCCAAGAATTTTCCCATCAAACCGCTGACGGTATGTGTCAGCACAAATGCCGAAATCCGTTTAGCCCGCCTCAAAAACCGGGGGTGGACGGAAGAAACCGTCGCTTCTATGGACGGTTGGCAATTGGAGCAAGAAAAAAAAATAGGGCTTGCCGATTATGAAATTCCAAATAATGCGGACCTGGCAGAATTGGAACAAAATTTTCTAAGCCTGCTGGAAAAACTGAAAAAACAAAACAGCATACCGCCCGTATTGGAGCAAATTAAAAAAGAACTCGCCTGA
- the carA gene encoding glutamine-hydrolyzing carbamoyl-phosphate synthase small subunit, whose translation MTINTKMPALLMLDDGTCFEGYALGACQEAVGEVVFTTGMSGYQETITDPSYYGQIVVFTSAHIGNYGATALDSECPEPKPEYGAGGVVFHDLFVDAENIDFPHFRAESSLQKKLEQMGLSGIYGIDTRALTLHLRMHGARNGIISTNLDRDYLLKRAKELPQMSGLDLASKVTVKEKFVFNTDPGTVLTYKKRDTSKKMLNVAVIDYGAKRSILLHLFNNNMHPTVYPATVTAEEILASKPDAVMLTNGPGDPEPCGYAIKTIRELVGKLPIFGICLGHQLIALAMGAKTFKMPFGHHGLNHPVKDVATGKVLITSQNHGFCVDPQTLPGNVKVTHWNLNDNTVEGLALTDAPVFSVQFHPEAAPGTWDAYGLFDAFRTMVDDFYKK comes from the coding sequence ATGACTATCAATACAAAAATGCCGGCTTTATTGATGCTTGATGACGGCACATGTTTTGAAGGATACGCCTTGGGGGCTTGTCAGGAGGCTGTGGGCGAAGTCGTTTTCACAACAGGTATGAGCGGATACCAGGAAACGATTACCGATCCTTCCTATTACGGACAAATCGTAGTGTTTACCTCCGCGCATATAGGAAATTACGGAGCAACGGCTCTTGACAGCGAATGTCCCGAACCGAAGCCGGAATACGGTGCGGGCGGCGTTGTTTTTCATGATTTGTTTGTTGATGCGGAAAATATTGATTTTCCGCATTTCCGTGCCGAGAGTTCTCTGCAAAAAAAATTGGAGCAAATGGGATTGAGCGGCATTTATGGAATCGATACCCGCGCTCTGACGCTGCATTTGCGTATGCATGGGGCGAGAAACGGCATTATCAGCACCAATTTGGACCGCGATTATTTATTGAAAAGGGCGAAAGAGCTTCCTCAAATGTCCGGGCTTGATCTTGCTTCAAAAGTGACTGTAAAAGAAAAATTCGTCTTCAATACTGACCCCGGCACTGTTCTGACGTATAAAAAACGTGACACCTCCAAGAAAATGCTCAATGTCGCCGTTATCGATTATGGTGCCAAGCGTTCGATTTTGCTTCACTTATTCAATAATAACATGCACCCGACCGTATATCCCGCCACTGTGACAGCAGAAGAAATTTTAGCTTCCAAGCCCGATGCCGTCATGCTGACGAACGGTCCGGGAGATCCGGAGCCTTGCGGCTACGCCATAAAAACAATACGGGAATTGGTCGGAAAATTGCCTATTTTCGGAATTTGCTTGGGACATCAGCTTATCGCCCTTGCCATGGGTGCGAAAACCTTCAAAATGCCTTTCGGTCACCATGGGCTTAATCACCCTGTAAAGGATGTGGCGACAGGAAAGGTTCTTATCACAAGTCAGAACCATGGTTTTTGTGTTGACCCTCAGACGCTGCCCGGCAATGTGAAAGTGACCCATTGGAATTTGAACGACAATACTGTCGAGGGTTTGGCGTTGACCGACGCCCCGGTCTTTTCCGTGCAATTCCATCCGGAAGCCGCTCCGGGAACTTGGGACGCTTACGGTTTGTTTGACGCTTTCCGTACTATGGTTGATGATTTTTATAAGAAATAA
- a CDS encoding nitroreductase family protein, producing MDFLSLAKKRYSVRAYTKQKVEEEKLNAILEAARVAPTGGNCQPQHLIVVQSEEGLNKIAKAARVYDAPLAVIVCCDTEKTWTRPFDGKKLTDIDAAIITDHMMLEAADLGLGSVWVCYFKPDVLKKEFGLPAHIEPVNILAVGYADTERQPAPPATRHGTMRKPLSETVSFENL from the coding sequence ATGGATTTTTTAAGTCTTGCGAAAAAAAGATACAGCGTGCGGGCTTACACAAAACAAAAAGTGGAAGAAGAGAAATTAAACGCGATTTTGGAAGCTGCCCGTGTCGCCCCGACAGGCGGAAATTGCCAGCCTCAGCATTTGATTGTCGTGCAAAGCGAAGAAGGGCTGAACAAGATTGCGAAAGCCGCCCGCGTTTATGATGCGCCGCTTGCGGTCATTGTTTGCTGCGATACGGAAAAAACATGGACACGTCCGTTTGACGGTAAAAAATTAACAGACATTGACGCCGCAATCATCACTGACCATATGATGCTGGAGGCAGCCGATTTGGGATTGGGCAGTGTTTGGGTCTGCTATTTCAAGCCCGATGTTTTGAAAAAGGAATTTGGGCTTCCGGCGCATATTGAACCTGTCAACATACTTGCTGTCGGGTATGCGGACACGGAACGTCAGCCCGCTCCTCCCGCAACCCGGCACGGCACAATGAGAAAGCCGTTGTCCGAAACCGTATCTTTTGAAAACCTTTAA
- the purF gene encoding amidophosphoribosyltransferase, with amino-acid sequence MNNSFGNIFIPDTLTYDDKAHDECGIVGLYGVKDAAQHASLALHALQHRGQESAGVASASDGQIFIHRGMGLVSSVFGNGEGRNMAGNSAIGHVRYSTAGSSTIANAQPLIGYYSEGQVALAHNGNLYHGEKLREKLLLSGAFLQTTSDSEFFLQLLAQKQASSDEDIASVFEQAEAAFAVVLLFGNKMIAARDPWGYRPLVLGRMGDGYVVASETCAFDQIGAIFEREVEPGEMLTFTAGGYRSTYFGDRTVRQQRCLLELIYFARPDSTVFGHTPHVFRRQTGHMLAKEKPVDVDIVVAIPDSGFSAAMGFAEELGITLDRGLIRNHYIGRSFIAPGQGARAAAVRMKHNVVKEVVRGKRVCLVDDSLIRGTTTAALGKELRDAGATEVHLRIACPPVQYPCYFGVDFPHYEELLAYQHTIEEIRSILNMDSLGYLSLEGMRACLGDEGMQYCTGCWSGEYLQKN; translated from the coding sequence ATGAATAATTCTTTTGGAAACATCTTTATCCCTGATACCTTGACGTATGATGACAAGGCGCATGATGAATGCGGAATTGTGGGGCTTTACGGAGTAAAAGACGCCGCCCAGCATGCTTCATTGGCTTTGCACGCTTTGCAGCACCGCGGGCAGGAATCCGCCGGTGTCGCGAGCGCCAGCGACGGACAGATATTCATCCACCGCGGCATGGGTTTGGTTTCCAGCGTGTTCGGTAATGGAGAAGGCCGCAATATGGCAGGCAATTCCGCAATCGGGCATGTCCGGTATTCCACGGCGGGTTCAAGCACCATAGCCAACGCCCAGCCCCTTATCGGATATTACAGCGAAGGGCAGGTCGCTCTTGCTCATAACGGAAATTTATACCACGGGGAAAAATTGCGGGAAAAGCTTCTTCTTTCGGGGGCTTTTTTGCAGACAACGAGTGACAGTGAATTTTTCCTGCAGCTGTTAGCCCAAAAGCAAGCGAGTTCCGATGAAGATATCGCCAGTGTTTTTGAACAGGCGGAAGCCGCTTTTGCGGTTGTTCTGCTTTTCGGCAATAAAATGATTGCCGCCCGCGATCCTTGGGGCTATCGTCCTTTGGTGCTCGGGCGCATGGGAGACGGATATGTCGTTGCCTCCGAAACGTGCGCTTTTGACCAAATCGGGGCGATTTTCGAGCGGGAAGTCGAACCCGGAGAAATGCTGACCTTTACGGCGGGCGGTTACCGTTCCACGTATTTTGGCGACAGAACGGTCCGCCAGCAGCGCTGTTTATTGGAACTTATCTATTTCGCCCGTCCCGACAGCACTGTTTTCGGGCATACTCCCCATGTTTTCCGCCGTCAAACAGGGCATATGCTTGCGAAGGAAAAACCGGTCGATGTGGATATCGTGGTTGCGATTCCCGATTCCGGATTTTCAGCCGCCATGGGTTTTGCGGAAGAACTCGGCATAACGCTTGACCGCGGACTTATCCGCAACCACTACATAGGACGCAGTTTTATCGCTCCGGGACAAGGCGCGAGAGCTGCCGCCGTGCGCATGAAGCACAATGTCGTGAAAGAAGTCGTGCGTGGAAAACGGGTCTGCCTTGTGGACGATTCCCTTATCCGCGGAACAACGACGGCGGCTCTTGGCAAAGAACTCCGTGATGCGGGGGCGACGGAAGTGCATTTGAGAATTGCCTGCCCGCCTGTGCAGTATCCTTGCTATTTTGGGGTCGATTTCCCCCATTATGAAGAATTGCTCGCCTATCAGCATACTATTGAGGAAATACGTTCCATTTTGAATATGGACAGTCTGGGCTATTTGTCCTTGGAAGGTATGCGGGCTTGCCTTGGTGACGAGGGTATGCAGTATTGTACCGGCTGTTGGAGCGGTGAATATTTGCAAAAGAATTAG
- a CDS encoding M23 family metallopeptidase, with product MLKWKKNIKRYCFAGFLLLFFALALQVDRAAAETDSGIAEMEMDFQAEAKSETAEEILPHGEDFDLEARSGLRTFFATLGGTIQENYTMIMDSFHEKYAEFVQFLFDEYIFALIPQVPQKEYKIDVVGENLLLLKSSIGSGDSLGSLLNGWISFSTILNLVEESKSVYSLTALKAGRPCSFLIDLDDNSLQKFEYEFDDTHKVIIQKTEDGHKVAFEEIIYDYELKFIEGTVTSNFYNAVIDLGENAVFAIRLADVFTFDIDFAREIKEGDKFYALVEKKSRDGNFNGYGRIIAARFINDGASYEGFLFYDSEEEGKLSYFDRNGKALQKAFLRTPVHFTRISSRFTSARKHPILGITRAHPAIDYAAPKGTPVMAVGDGTVTRAAYTGGYGHLIILKHRGGLETQYAHLSGYAKGVRSGAKVSQGQVIGYVGSTGLSTGPHLDFRIKKGGKFVNPDHIIIPSKAPLRADQMEEYGLTVQKLDLLLQGKEDVKEFNAENWLNGLR from the coding sequence ATGCTTAAATGGAAAAAGAATATAAAGAGATATTGTTTTGCCGGCTTTTTACTTTTGTTTTTTGCCTTGGCTTTGCAGGTGGACCGTGCGGCGGCTGAGACCGATTCCGGTATTGCGGAAATGGAAATGGATTTTCAAGCCGAGGCGAAATCGGAAACAGCGGAAGAAATCCTTCCCCATGGGGAAGATTTTGATCTTGAAGCCCGCTCCGGCTTACGGACTTTTTTTGCTACGCTCGGCGGAACCATTCAGGAAAATTATACGATGATCATGGATAGTTTCCATGAAAAGTACGCTGAATTCGTGCAGTTTTTATTTGATGAATATATTTTCGCCCTTATTCCCCAAGTTCCTCAAAAAGAATATAAGATCGATGTTGTCGGCGAAAATCTGCTGTTGCTGAAATCAAGCATCGGCAGCGGCGACAGTTTGGGTTCCCTGCTCAATGGCTGGATTTCGTTTTCCACGATTTTAAATCTTGTCGAGGAATCGAAAAGCGTTTATTCCCTGACTGCGCTCAAAGCGGGCAGACCCTGTTCCTTTTTGATTGACCTTGACGACAACAGCCTGCAAAAGTTTGAATATGAATTTGACGACACGCACAAGGTTATCATTCAGAAAACGGAGGACGGGCATAAGGTTGCCTTTGAAGAAATCATTTATGATTACGAACTTAAGTTCATAGAAGGTACGGTAACCTCTAATTTTTATAATGCTGTCATCGACCTTGGCGAGAATGCCGTTTTTGCCATCAGGCTTGCCGATGTTTTCACGTTCGATATCGACTTCGCAAGGGAAATTAAAGAAGGTGACAAATTTTACGCTCTTGTGGAAAAGAAATCCCGTGACGGGAATTTTAACGGATACGGCAGAATAATCGCCGCACGTTTCATTAATGACGGTGCAAGCTACGAGGGCTTTTTATTTTACGATTCGGAAGAAGAGGGCAAGTTGAGTTATTTCGATAGAAACGGAAAAGCCTTGCAAAAAGCCTTCTTAAGAACCCCCGTGCATTTTACGCGTATCAGTTCCCGTTTCACTTCCGCAAGAAAACACCCTATTTTAGGCATAACCCGCGCCCATCCCGCTATTGATTACGCGGCGCCCAAGGGCACGCCGGTCATGGCTGTCGGGGACGGGACAGTCACCCGTGCCGCTTATACGGGCGGATACGGGCATTTGATTATTTTAAAACACAGGGGCGGTTTGGAAACCCAATACGCTCATTTGTCCGGCTACGCGAAGGGCGTGAGGAGCGGGGCGAAAGTCAGCCAGGGGCAGGTGATCGGTTATGTCGGTTCGACCGGGTTGTCAACAGGTCCGCACCTTGATTTCAGAATAAAAAAAGGCGGAAAATTCGTAAATCCCGATCATATTATCATTCCGAGCAAAGCACCGCTTCGTGCGGACCAAATGGAAGAATACGGCTTGACTGTGCAAAAATTGGATTTGCTTTTGCAGGGGAAAGAGGATGTGAAAGAATTTAATGCGGAAAATTGGCTGAACGGTTTGCGGTAA